A segment of the Methylomonas paludis genome:
GAGTTCAATCATGTGCTGCTGGTGCAGTCCGGTGACGATGTCAAAATCGGCCAGCCTTTTCTGGAAGGCGGCAAAGTCACGGCTACTGTGGTTTCCCAGGGCAGACACAAAAAAGTTAATATCATAAAATTTAGAAGACGTAAGCACCATATGAAGCGTGCTGGTCATCGTCAATACTATACAGAAGTCCAGATCACTGGCATTTCTGCTTAATTTAACGAGGTTGGAAAATGGCTCATAAGAAGGCAGGCGGCAGCACCCGTAACGGCCGCGACTCTAATGCCCAACGCCTGGGCGTCAAACGCTTTGGCGGTCAAGTGGTTAAAGCAGGCAATATTCTGGTTCGC
Coding sequences within it:
- the rplU gene encoding 50S ribosomal protein L21, with amino-acid sequence MYAVIQTGGKQYKVAEGTTLKIEKLELGAGDSVEFNHVLLVQSGDDVKIGQPFLEGGKVTATVVSQGRHKKVNIIKFRRRKHHMKRAGHRQYYTEVQITGISA